In Desulfurispira natronophila, a single genomic region encodes these proteins:
- a CDS encoding LicD family protein, which produces MNIIKKAYKSQAFSKLSNCTSPSIKVAVLKLARLSRYSPAIELRLAHYLVQQNQAEQASEILHKLNSFLASSQVLPTIDRQATQFSIESILHAIGKPLHNDALCRVSIQKKDPSTTLVTQPAGNYKVNTKFSGIEIAGKIQLHTEAGVTHPEKVQLLLNGQLIREESTAVKDDKAYFRITIKRPAVNLMPADSLLQVQTTTGKTLICGNAEAVNLTIPHGNNQLFEQIAHRGALTKKGHLPLTPEEVYATQNQYLKLYTKVNEAFIKITGRPMFLLYGTLLGLYRDGDFIPGDDDFDIGHVSLQTDPISVKRETIDIMLQLISAGFTIAINRRGKPFRIRHPEVDAQLHLDGRPVWQQNGKIWMHKQACLSLKLEDFLQTEQRKMRGTDVTIPSGTEDFLRAYYGKGWKYPDPSFSNSSVTVPREVKQNLAQICLTHRELEVLSVKARELKKDQPHAGEFIPIAQHDLYPLDEYTSKCGW; this is translated from the coding sequence ATGAACATCATCAAGAAAGCCTACAAAAGCCAAGCATTCAGCAAGCTCAGCAACTGCACCAGCCCCAGCATAAAGGTTGCGGTATTAAAACTCGCCCGTTTATCCCGCTATTCCCCAGCTATTGAGCTGCGGCTTGCTCACTACCTTGTCCAACAAAATCAAGCCGAGCAGGCAAGCGAAATACTCCACAAGCTCAACTCATTCCTTGCTTCCAGTCAAGTCCTGCCCACTATAGACCGACAAGCAACCCAGTTTTCAATTGAGTCCATACTGCACGCTATCGGCAAACCGCTGCACAATGATGCGCTTTGCCGCGTAAGCATTCAAAAAAAAGATCCATCCACCACGCTTGTGACTCAACCCGCTGGTAACTACAAAGTAAACACAAAATTCTCCGGCATTGAAATCGCTGGGAAAATACAGCTACACACCGAGGCAGGTGTCACCCACCCTGAAAAAGTCCAGCTGCTCCTCAACGGGCAGCTGATCAGAGAAGAGTCAACGGCAGTCAAGGATGACAAAGCATATTTTCGCATTACCATCAAAAGGCCAGCAGTAAACCTCATGCCTGCGGATTCACTGCTTCAAGTTCAAACCACAACAGGGAAAACGCTCATTTGTGGGAACGCAGAAGCGGTAAACCTCACCATTCCCCACGGCAACAACCAATTGTTCGAGCAGATTGCTCATAGGGGAGCACTTACCAAAAAGGGGCACCTCCCCCTTACCCCTGAAGAAGTATATGCAACACAAAACCAGTACCTGAAACTCTACACCAAGGTGAATGAAGCATTCATAAAAATCACCGGTCGCCCCATGTTCCTTCTGTACGGCACGCTCCTTGGACTGTATCGTGATGGTGACTTCATTCCCGGCGATGACGATTTTGACATCGGCCATGTGTCACTGCAAACAGACCCCATCTCGGTGAAGCGGGAAACTATAGATATAATGCTGCAGCTCATTTCTGCCGGATTCACCATCGCAATCAACCGTCGCGGAAAACCCTTCCGTATCCGCCACCCGGAAGTGGATGCGCAGCTGCACCTGGACGGCCGCCCAGTATGGCAGCAAAACGGAAAAATATGGATGCACAAACAAGCATGCCTGAGCCTGAAACTCGAAGATTTCCTGCAAACAGAACAGCGCAAAATGCGAGGTACCGACGTGACCATTCCTTCAGGAACCGAAGACTTCCTGAGAGCCTACTATGGCAAAGGCTGGAAATATCCCGATCCAAGCTTCTCCAACTCAAGTGTAACCGTACCTAGGGAAGTAAAACAAAACCTGGCACAAATCTGCCTCACTCACAGGGAGCTGGAAGTACTCAGCGTTAAGGCCAGGGAACTCAAAAAAGATCAACCCCACGCAGGCGAATTCATCCCAATAGCACAGCACGACCTGTACCCCCTGGACGAGTATACCTCCAAGTGTGGATGGTAA
- a CDS encoding glycosyltransferase family 29 protein — MVKSSNSLPGISPQASQVSALSFWVSLEEIISKKIKFAPPSASSNTQQSSNLATKLNTINNHNDAASTARLTHPRTANHLLGIIKKLQNTLSQKNVEQPLNTKWWVKASQLSERNSGLHEKIGKQFAQVAYKTLSELRESNDHETTEKLCEFMLDCGQITNKVLVPYAESLMAQRKWVLASLAWSCVVLQNNSITKANLNLSKTLFRAGFINEALLIVDEILTINPHDIKALREKKHQLYKSSFNIRNAIITGYSKQEEVEAPDWGRVAEACMSVLEADKMKVGHTSDYYQFFHASLFYFEDCFCKHDIKTMLTALTNATDFIFKNTQHYKLQKTIIDTTIVTRLTRDSYSYYAQKLYKDLNKTKPSTLHSHEWIAIFIILSWNGLLSCSYIARKHATERITQEVSSETTSLDKLNAAFRCSVEQQQFSTAQSILDILTLKSNPKQIDKFRNYLTVMQAGKTTIDNSTSLTSAQIPSNFKRYVQGKRVAIVGPAPTGEMLGKEIDNYDIVVRFNYLGPEYLPDPLEFGTKTNMSYYSNGLFSLLKTKNIVPKTHNLTYAIVKSEDAKQEIKADAVLLDTLNQGAFFGSLNAVPLSLIHLLQCNPREIKLFKSNFFCSNSLYADGYAGRAHDNILSTPYMKKLQEILLGHDLVSQFEIAANLLKLGVISADRTCSEVLKLSKETYMSQLQQCHALATTGQTAINSETARYIDPKILFYIIDLLINNKQWKSAIRIIEEYAVSGTDYWHDAALMLSRAYIKTGEIYRAKRTLKLLTTSTPQQHYAIIDTLMSERNWFAAKEYIECVVGVDRVNLELSLLLRYSSINFQLEHYQISIDLTIKAIELCCNETTLSQYANQLHAHLCELYVMRRNWSSGSKSDNDCADMQSFWSDAEQACRDALIVAKGKRASRLLANLTQISLFKAQDYLVSNKPKEAIREAESALKEPSLGIPVNLQVTIREAIFTSMDCAENNNQQSKNYIDSIARLCPETISAQKWLILYDILCQTGSLVVASKVRDHAIAASYIEADKTPNQVTLSMAFKAAIEEYEIEKAEFYLNELFGLSTNRETLLLFQTYLQLMTGNRKGISGYSSEWLLRKRDKRFCDYIKGKSIALVGPAPTGDMAGDEIDSYDIVIRLNYAGEQNKMTTEEFGRRTDISYFNVEALRDMNKNKSYGLLDNLSFYVYRNHKYTWLDHDARDGRSRTFIKNNMMFNKGPNAIPAAIFDLLCCGASNIKLFKSNFFLSEKPYAVNYAGRISKEKSNSNSFTDLPFSGHDLLSQLSFVRTLWKNNIIEVEASSDHALTLNNCEYYAELQKLYQFR; from the coding sequence ATGGTGAAGTCTAGCAACTCCCTTCCAGGTATATCGCCACAAGCCAGTCAAGTTTCAGCTCTATCTTTTTGGGTGAGTTTAGAGGAAATAATATCAAAAAAAATTAAGTTTGCACCACCTAGTGCATCAAGCAACACTCAGCAAAGCTCTAATCTTGCTACCAAATTAAACACTATAAATAACCACAATGACGCAGCTAGTACAGCCAGATTAACGCACCCTCGTACTGCCAATCATCTATTAGGTATAATTAAAAAATTGCAAAATACTTTATCACAAAAAAACGTTGAGCAACCTCTCAACACCAAATGGTGGGTAAAAGCTAGCCAACTATCTGAACGCAATAGTGGTTTACATGAGAAAATTGGGAAACAGTTCGCGCAAGTCGCTTACAAAACATTGTCAGAACTAAGGGAATCCAATGATCATGAGACCACAGAAAAACTATGTGAATTCATGCTGGACTGCGGTCAAATAACGAATAAAGTTTTAGTCCCCTATGCTGAGTCACTGATGGCGCAACGCAAGTGGGTGCTCGCTTCGCTAGCATGGTCATGCGTTGTCCTTCAAAATAATTCAATAACTAAAGCTAACCTCAATTTAAGCAAAACATTATTTCGTGCAGGTTTCATTAACGAAGCATTATTAATAGTTGATGAAATACTAACCATCAACCCCCACGATATAAAAGCTTTACGCGAAAAAAAACATCAATTATACAAGTCAAGCTTTAACATAAGAAACGCCATTATAACCGGATACAGCAAGCAAGAAGAAGTAGAAGCTCCAGACTGGGGCAGAGTTGCTGAAGCCTGTATGAGCGTGCTCGAAGCGGACAAAATGAAAGTAGGCCATACTTCTGACTATTACCAGTTTTTCCATGCTTCTTTGTTCTACTTTGAAGATTGCTTTTGCAAACATGACATCAAGACAATGCTTACAGCACTAACCAATGCAACTGACTTTATTTTCAAAAACACACAACACTACAAATTACAGAAAACTATAATAGACACAACGATAGTGACACGTTTAACCCGCGACTCATATAGCTACTATGCGCAAAAATTATACAAGGACCTCAATAAGACGAAGCCTAGCACACTACATAGTCATGAATGGATAGCTATTTTCATTATCCTTTCATGGAACGGTCTTCTAAGCTGCTCTTATATTGCTAGAAAGCATGCAACTGAAAGGATCACTCAAGAAGTGAGCAGTGAGACAACCTCTCTAGATAAATTGAACGCAGCGTTCCGCTGTTCAGTAGAACAGCAGCAATTTTCTACTGCCCAATCGATACTAGACATACTTACTCTCAAATCGAACCCTAAGCAAATTGATAAATTTAGAAATTACCTTACTGTTATGCAAGCTGGAAAAACAACGATAGACAATTCAACTAGTTTAACATCAGCCCAAATACCCTCTAATTTCAAAAGATATGTACAGGGCAAGAGAGTAGCTATTGTTGGGCCTGCGCCTACTGGAGAAATGCTAGGAAAGGAGATTGATAATTACGACATAGTAGTTAGATTCAACTATCTCGGCCCTGAGTACCTACCGGATCCTCTTGAGTTTGGGACTAAAACAAATATGAGCTACTACTCTAATGGGCTTTTTTCTCTTTTAAAAACAAAGAATATAGTTCCCAAAACACACAACCTAACCTACGCTATTGTGAAAAGTGAGGATGCTAAACAGGAAATCAAAGCAGACGCAGTACTACTGGATACTTTAAACCAAGGAGCTTTTTTCGGTAGCTTAAATGCTGTTCCTCTTTCACTCATCCATCTACTCCAATGCAACCCAAGGGAAATCAAATTATTCAAATCCAATTTCTTCTGCAGTAATTCACTTTATGCTGACGGCTACGCAGGAAGAGCGCACGATAACATCCTAAGTACGCCATATATGAAAAAACTACAAGAGATACTGCTTGGACATGACCTAGTGTCACAATTCGAAATTGCTGCAAATTTGCTAAAACTCGGAGTGATAAGCGCTGACCGCACTTGCTCAGAAGTGCTTAAGCTTTCTAAGGAGACCTACATGTCCCAGTTGCAGCAATGTCACGCACTAGCAACTACAGGGCAAACAGCAATCAACTCAGAAACAGCAAGGTACATTGACCCTAAAATTCTTTTTTACATTATTGACCTTCTTATTAATAACAAACAATGGAAGAGTGCCATCAGGATAATAGAGGAATACGCTGTTTCAGGTACTGATTATTGGCACGATGCTGCACTCATGTTATCTCGCGCTTATATTAAAACTGGTGAAATATACAGAGCAAAAAGAACGCTTAAGCTACTCACAACATCTACGCCACAGCAGCATTACGCCATCATTGACACTCTAATGTCAGAGCGAAATTGGTTTGCCGCAAAGGAATACATTGAGTGCGTAGTAGGCGTCGACAGGGTTAATCTTGAACTAAGCCTTCTGCTAAGATATAGTTCAATTAATTTTCAACTTGAACATTACCAGATATCTATAGATTTAACAATTAAAGCTATTGAACTTTGTTGCAACGAAACCACTTTGTCACAATATGCAAATCAATTGCACGCCCACCTTTGTGAATTATATGTAATGCGAAGAAACTGGAGCTCAGGAAGTAAGAGTGATAATGATTGCGCCGACATGCAGTCCTTTTGGAGCGACGCAGAGCAGGCATGCAGGGATGCTTTAATAGTTGCGAAGGGAAAGAGAGCTTCAAGACTACTTGCTAACTTAACTCAAATTTCACTGTTTAAAGCCCAGGATTACCTTGTGTCAAATAAGCCTAAAGAAGCTATCCGCGAAGCAGAATCTGCACTAAAAGAACCTAGTCTCGGCATTCCAGTAAACCTACAGGTAACAATTCGCGAGGCAATTTTCACCAGCATGGATTGTGCGGAAAACAATAATCAGCAAAGCAAAAATTACATTGATTCGATTGCAAGACTTTGTCCAGAGACAATTTCAGCACAAAAATGGCTAATTCTATATGACATACTATGCCAAACTGGTTCGCTTGTAGTTGCTTCTAAGGTGCGTGATCATGCTATAGCAGCATCTTACATTGAAGCAGATAAAACACCAAATCAAGTCACGCTTAGCATGGCCTTTAAGGCTGCTATTGAGGAATATGAAATCGAAAAAGCCGAATTTTATCTAAACGAGCTTTTTGGTTTATCGACAAACAGGGAAACATTACTTTTATTTCAGACCTACCTTCAGCTCATGACCGGGAACCGCAAGGGGATCTCAGGCTATTCGTCAGAGTGGCTGTTGCGTAAGCGTGACAAGAGGTTCTGTGATTATATAAAAGGTAAATCCATAGCTTTAGTCGGTCCAGCTCCTACAGGGGATATGGCTGGTGATGAAATAGATTCATACGACATTGTCATAAGACTAAACTATGCTGGCGAACAAAATAAAATGACAACGGAAGAGTTTGGAAGAAGAACTGATATTTCGTACTTCAATGTAGAAGCTTTAAGGGACATGAATAAAAATAAATCATATGGATTGCTAGATAACCTTAGCTTCTATGTTTATCGCAATCATAAGTACACTTGGCTTGATCATGATGCACGTGATGGTCGATCAAGAACATTTATTAAAAACAACATGATGTTCAATAAAGGTCCAAATGCTATACCTGCAGCAATATTCGACCTGTTATGCTGTGGTGCAAGCAACATTAAGCTTTTCAAAAGCAACTTCTTTCTCTCTGAGAAACCATATGCAGTTAACTATGCCGGGAGAATTTCTAAAGAAAAGTCTAACAGTAATAGCTTCACAGATTTGCCATTTTCTGGCCATGATTTGTTGTCTCAATTATCTTTTGTGCGTACTTTATGGAAAAACAACATAATTGAGGTGGAAGCATCTAGTGATCACGCGTTGACGCTTAATAATTGTGAGTACTATGCTGAACTGCAGAAATTATATCAATTTCGATAA
- a CDS encoding sugar-transfer associated ATP-grasp domain-containing protein: protein MPENYYKFEWYLKNQRKRAKEYRHRYEVKNILYKAYRPGKHQEVPPSITNKVKFAAHAKKCGLPVPETLAVIKNGVVSAKSNKLLQKVKCDLFVKPIEGKGGRNANRLEYMEMPSEEVLFRDTFKNKISTLDKILDSYKKRSKSHKNKDGYLVQPCLANHSSIKPYTGRTVSTCRVITIVNEKDTPEVVAAAFRMPSNPQSVVDNIHAGGFSSPIDITSGKLGKASFLGVSGNLGQLEIHPESNARIEDFTLPYWSEVIKLCKQAHTSFMPRMIIGWDICITEDGPIIIEGNAQPCPDHIQRVHRAPLGNERFGQLLAFHIKKTMQGTANNCRIKQ, encoded by the coding sequence ATGCCAGAAAACTACTATAAATTTGAGTGGTACCTAAAAAACCAACGTAAGCGCGCCAAAGAGTACCGACACCGGTATGAGGTTAAAAATATCCTTTACAAAGCCTACAGGCCAGGCAAACATCAAGAGGTACCACCATCAATTACCAACAAAGTTAAGTTTGCTGCTCATGCAAAAAAATGCGGCCTCCCTGTTCCGGAAACGCTCGCAGTGATAAAAAATGGCGTAGTGAGCGCAAAGAGCAATAAGCTGCTGCAAAAAGTAAAGTGTGACCTGTTCGTAAAGCCGATAGAAGGAAAAGGCGGTCGCAATGCGAATCGTCTCGAATACATGGAAATGCCATCTGAAGAAGTCCTCTTTAGAGATACATTTAAAAACAAAATCAGCACACTTGACAAAATATTGGACTCCTATAAAAAACGCTCAAAGAGCCATAAAAACAAAGACGGCTACTTAGTGCAACCTTGCCTCGCAAACCATTCATCAATTAAACCTTATACAGGAAGAACAGTCTCTACCTGTCGAGTAATAACGATAGTCAACGAAAAAGACACACCCGAAGTGGTCGCAGCAGCTTTTCGCATGCCCAGCAATCCACAAAGCGTAGTTGACAATATTCATGCAGGCGGCTTTAGCTCTCCAATTGACATTACATCTGGAAAGCTTGGAAAAGCCTCTTTTCTGGGCGTTAGCGGAAATCTCGGGCAACTCGAAATACACCCTGAAAGCAATGCGAGAATTGAAGATTTTACATTACCCTACTGGTCAGAAGTGATTAAATTATGCAAGCAAGCTCACACCAGCTTTATGCCACGCATGATAATCGGGTGGGATATCTGCATCACAGAAGACGGCCCCATTATAATAGAAGGAAATGCTCAACCATGTCCCGACCACATCCAACGCGTCCACAGAGCCCCCCTTGGCAACGAGCGATTTGGACAGCTACTGGCGTTTCATATAAAAAAAACCATGCAAGGAACTGCCAACAACTGCCGCATAAAACAATAA
- a CDS encoding NAD-dependent epimerase/dehydratase family protein — protein sequence MNILVTGGSGFLGSHVADALTDAGHNVTIFDTIPSPYIRPGQTMVQGDLMDQEQVAQCLQGVDIVYHLAGIADIDECKLRPVDTARINVLGTVQLLEACREVQIKRFVFASSAYVYSDSGFFYRSSKQACESFIENYAALYNLKYTCLRYGSLYGPRADKRNGVYRLLKQAMNEGRITYHGTGDELREFIHVQDAAESSVKVLDPSYENTHISLTGKEKLRYADLLEMIREIMGNNIELEIVQSTRKAHYRITPYNFSPRLGKKLVNNPSIDMGQGILQCLSELYEQLHTEKTTELGILVDKNETPTKEQP from the coding sequence ATGAACATACTGGTTACAGGTGGATCGGGCTTCCTTGGCAGCCACGTGGCAGATGCCCTTACCGATGCCGGACACAACGTCACCATATTTGACACCATACCCTCCCCCTATATTCGCCCCGGTCAAACCATGGTACAGGGAGACCTGATGGACCAGGAGCAAGTCGCCCAGTGCCTGCAAGGGGTGGATATCGTCTATCATCTGGCAGGAATCGCCGATATTGACGAATGTAAATTACGTCCAGTTGACACCGCCCGCATCAACGTCCTGGGCACAGTGCAGCTGCTGGAAGCCTGCCGGGAAGTACAGATAAAGCGATTTGTCTTCGCCAGCTCCGCCTACGTCTACAGCGACTCCGGCTTCTTTTACCGATCCAGCAAGCAGGCCTGCGAATCCTTTATCGAAAACTACGCCGCACTTTATAACCTCAAATACACCTGCTTGCGCTACGGCTCCCTGTATGGGCCAAGAGCCGACAAACGCAATGGCGTTTACCGGCTCCTCAAGCAAGCCATGAACGAAGGACGCATCACCTATCATGGCACCGGCGATGAACTGCGCGAGTTCATCCACGTCCAGGACGCCGCCGAAAGCAGCGTCAAAGTCCTCGACCCCAGCTACGAAAACACACACATAAGCCTGACCGGCAAAGAAAAACTTCGCTATGCCGATCTATTAGAAATGATACGCGAAATCATGGGCAATAACATAGAGCTGGAAATCGTTCAAAGCACCCGCAAAGCCCACTATCGCATCACCCCATACAACTTCAGCCCACGACTCGGCAAAAAACTCGTCAACAACCCCAGCATCGACATGGGGCAAGGCATACTGCAATGCCTTTCAGAACTCTACGAACAACTCCATACCGAAAAAACTACCGAACTGGGAATACTCGTCGATAAAAACGAAACACCCACAAAGGAACAACCATGA
- a CDS encoding cytidylyltransferase domain-containing protein, translating into MKNIVILTAKGGNLSIPNKNLIPVLGVPIMLYPLRSAKMAMNVDKIYVTTEDPRIKDLSLKEGVEVIDRPAELSTPTAQHKDVIKHAVEYVLQQHPEAQNFTVLLGNTVHMTPELIDKGFALLDEPDCDSVATVWKAQDDHPYRAMIKNEDGYMESFTKQEVSSNRQSYPEVYFYDQGIWSFKKDCALKMEGPSPWVWLGKKCRMMERMWVTGRDIHSWIDISASVWYLNDLQGVDGEV; encoded by the coding sequence ATGAAAAACATCGTCATACTCACCGCCAAAGGCGGCAACCTCTCCATACCCAACAAAAACCTCATCCCTGTGCTTGGCGTACCCATTATGCTCTACCCCTTGCGCAGCGCCAAAATGGCCATGAACGTAGATAAAATATACGTCACCACCGAAGACCCCAGAATCAAAGACCTCTCCCTGAAAGAAGGAGTAGAAGTCATCGACCGCCCCGCCGAACTGTCCACCCCCACTGCACAACACAAAGACGTCATCAAACATGCCGTTGAGTACGTACTCCAGCAGCACCCCGAAGCCCAGAACTTCACCGTGCTTCTGGGCAATACCGTCCATATGACACCGGAATTGATAGATAAAGGCTTCGCCCTGCTGGATGAACCTGATTGCGACTCCGTTGCCACCGTCTGGAAAGCCCAGGACGACCACCCCTACCGAGCCATGATCAAGAATGAAGACGGCTACATGGAATCGTTCACCAAACAGGAAGTCAGTTCCAACCGCCAGTCATATCCAGAAGTATACTTCTACGACCAGGGCATCTGGTCTTTCAAAAAAGACTGCGCCCTCAAAATGGAAGGCCCATCCCCCTGGGTCTGGCTCGGCAAAAAATGCCGCATGATGGAACGCATGTGGGTAACCGGCAGGGATATCCATTCGTGGATAGATATCTCTGCGAGTGTTTGGTACTTGAATGATTTGCAGGGGGTAGATGGTGAAGTCTAG